In Phreatobacter oligotrophus, one DNA window encodes the following:
- a CDS encoding HIT domain-containing protein, translated as MTQAFSTTAFTLDSRLAADTVAVADLPLSALRLMNDATYPWLILVPRREGITEIVDLDPADRQQLIEEIATVSSLLRDMTRCDKLNVGALGNMVPQLHVHVIGRFNGDPAWPGPVWGKLPPRPYGEAPREGFVSALRARLSA; from the coding sequence ATGACCCAGGCTTTCAGCACCACCGCCTTCACCCTCGACAGCCGCCTTGCCGCCGACACCGTGGCGGTCGCCGACCTGCCGCTCTCGGCGCTGCGGCTGATGAACGACGCCACCTATCCCTGGCTGATCCTCGTTCCCCGCCGCGAGGGCATCACCGAGATCGTCGACCTCGACCCGGCAGACCGGCAGCAGCTCATCGAGGAGATCGCCACGGTCTCCAGCCTGCTGCGCGACATGACCCGCTGCGACAAGCTCAATGTCGGCGCGCTCGGCAACATGGTGCCCCAGCTCCATGTCCATGTGATCGGCCGGTTCAACGGCGACCCGGCCTGGCCTGGCCCGGTCTGGGGCAAGCTGCCGCCCCGGCCCTATGGCGAGGCGCCGCGCGAGGGCTTCGTTTCGGCGCTGAGGGCAAGGCTGTCGGCCTGA
- a CDS encoding DNA polymerase III subunit gamma/tau, whose translation MDSSPETEPGFALGMTETPAAAAPYRVLARKYRPQSFADLIGQEAMVRTLSNAFDTGRIAQAYLFTGVRGVGKTTTARILARALNYELPGEVDRPSIHLDRPGTHCQAIMEGRHVDVMEIDAASHTGIDDVRQITDGARYAPVSARYKVYIVDEVHMLSEKAWNAFLKTLEEPPAHVKFMFATTEIRKVPVTVLSRCQRFDLRRVEADVLVKHLSGICTREGVTVEADALGLIARAGEGSVRDSLSMLDQAIAHGAGTVTAENVRRMLGLADRTRIIDLFEHLMKGDVAAAMAEFKSQYDDGADPEIVLGELAEFVHFVTRVKVAPAAADDVAFSETERSRGRDFAARLSHRVLARAWQMLMKGIEEVARSPKPLASADMVLVRIAYAADLPTPDEALRMLADGSGAVGAGAAPRLPSGGGGGGGGSAQAMAAGAPRLSSVARPEGAPVAMREQAQPAAAAQAHMVLATFADIIKLAAEKRDVRLKQQLEGDMHVVRCEDGRLDFRPARNAAPTLAGDLQKKLTDWTGRRWVVTISSEQGDQTVRERLAAEQADRERGVLAHPAVQAVLAKFPGAEIVAVRPLEGASEAEASPAAAAAVASAGEDDEGYGDGGWEPVDPWDDEF comes from the coding sequence ATGGATTCCTCGCCCGAGACCGAACCCGGGTTCGCTCTCGGGATGACGGAGACACCGGCCGCCGCCGCGCCCTACCGCGTCCTCGCCCGCAAGTACCGGCCGCAGAGCTTCGCCGACCTGATCGGTCAGGAGGCCATGGTCCGCACCCTGTCGAACGCCTTCGACACCGGCCGGATCGCGCAGGCCTATCTGTTCACCGGTGTGCGCGGCGTCGGCAAGACCACGACGGCCCGCATCCTCGCCCGCGCGCTGAATTACGAGCTGCCCGGCGAGGTCGACCGCCCCTCCATCCATCTCGACCGCCCCGGCACCCATTGCCAGGCGATCATGGAGGGCCGCCACGTCGACGTGATGGAGATCGACGCCGCCTCCCATACCGGCATCGACGACGTGCGCCAGATCACTGATGGCGCGCGCTACGCGCCGGTCTCCGCCCGCTACAAGGTCTACATCGTCGACGAGGTCCACATGCTCTCGGAGAAGGCGTGGAACGCCTTCCTGAAGACGCTGGAGGAGCCGCCGGCCCATGTGAAGTTCATGTTCGCCACCACCGAGATCCGCAAGGTGCCGGTGACCGTGCTCTCCCGCTGCCAGCGCTTCGATCTGCGCCGTGTCGAGGCCGACGTGCTGGTGAAGCATCTCTCGGGCATCTGCACTCGCGAGGGCGTGACGGTGGAGGCCGATGCGCTCGGCCTCATCGCCCGCGCAGGCGAGGGCTCGGTGCGCGACAGCCTCTCCATGCTCGACCAGGCCATTGCCCATGGCGCCGGCACGGTGACGGCGGAGAACGTGCGGCGGATGCTCGGCCTTGCCGACCGCACCCGCATCATCGACCTCTTCGAGCACCTGATGAAGGGCGACGTCGCCGCCGCCATGGCGGAGTTCAAGAGCCAGTACGACGACGGGGCGGACCCGGAGATCGTGCTCGGCGAGCTCGCCGAATTCGTCCATTTCGTCACCCGGGTGAAGGTGGCGCCCGCCGCCGCGGATGACGTCGCCTTCTCCGAGACCGAGCGCAGCCGCGGCCGCGATTTCGCCGCCCGCCTGTCGCACCGGGTGCTGGCCCGCGCCTGGCAGATGCTGATGAAGGGCATCGAGGAGGTGGCGCGATCGCCGAAGCCGCTGGCCTCCGCCGACATGGTGCTGGTCCGCATCGCCTATGCCGCCGACCTGCCGACCCCTGACGAGGCGCTGCGCATGCTCGCCGACGGCTCGGGCGCTGTCGGCGCGGGCGCTGCGCCCCGCCTGCCCTCCGGCGGTGGCGGGGGTGGCGGCGGCTCGGCCCAGGCCATGGCCGCGGGCGCCCCGCGGCTGTCCTCCGTCGCCCGGCCCGAGGGCGCGCCGGTCGCCATGCGTGAGCAGGCCCAACCCGCGGCCGCGGCGCAGGCACACATGGTGCTCGCGACCTTCGCCGACATCATCAAGCTCGCCGCCGAGAAGCGCGACGTGCGCCTGAAGCAGCAGCTCGAGGGCGACATGCACGTGGTGCGCTGCGAGGACGGCCGGCTCGATTTCCGCCCGGCGCGCAACGCCGCACCGACGCTCGCCGGTGACCTCCAGAAGAAGCTCACCGACTGGACCGGCCGCCGCTGGGTGGTGACCATCTCGTCCGAACAGGGCGATCAGACGGTGCGCGAGCGCCTCGCCGCCGAACAGGCGGACCGCGAGCGCGGCGTGCTCGCCCATCCCGCCGTCCAGGCCGTGCTGGCGAAGTTCCCCGGCGCCGAGATCGTCGCCGTGCGCCCGCTGGAAGGCGCGTCGGAAGCCGAGGCAAGCCCCGCGGCCGCCGCGGCGGTGGCCTCGGCCGGCGAGGACGACGAGGGCTATGGCGACGGCGGCTGGGAGCCGGTCGACCCCTGGGACGACGAGTTCTAA
- a CDS encoding YbaB/EbfC family nucleoid-associated protein: protein MKDIMGLMKQAQAMQAKLQEAQADMERTEVQGTAGGGMVTVSLTVKGDLKSVSVDPSLLKADDKEIVEDLIVAAHADARRKAEVVMQEKMKGVTGGLPLPPGMKLPF from the coding sequence ATGAAGGACATCATGGGCCTGATGAAGCAGGCGCAGGCCATGCAGGCCAAGCTTCAGGAGGCGCAGGCCGACATGGAGCGCACGGAGGTGCAGGGCACCGCCGGCGGCGGCATGGTCACCGTCAGCCTCACCGTGAAGGGCGACCTGAAAAGCGTCTCGGTCGATCCCTCGCTGCTCAAGGCGGATGACAAGGAGATCGTCGAGGACCTCATCGTCGCCGCCCATGCCGATGCCCGCCGCAAGGCGGAGGTCGTCATGCAGGAGAAGATGAAGGGCGTCACCGGCGGCCTGCCGCTGCCGCCCGGCATGAAGCTGCCGTTCTGA
- a CDS encoding cupin domain-containing protein — translation MTDVGRTLGSDTIGLIIQTVKPGDRSSRRHRHLFQEEILVVMAGEATLIHGEERVPMRAGEAVCYRAGDPEAHCFENSGSTDLVIWAFGNRFSHEVCLYPDQGVAFVEGLGAEVPLAEVRPSDWTEDRRKT, via the coding sequence ATGACCGATGTCGGCCGGACCCTCGGCAGCGACACGATTGGTCTAATCATCCAGACGGTAAAGCCCGGCGACCGCTCCTCACGCCGCCATCGACACCTCTTCCAGGAGGAGATCCTGGTGGTGATGGCCGGCGAGGCCACCCTGATCCACGGTGAGGAGCGGGTTCCGATGCGCGCGGGCGAGGCCGTCTGCTATCGGGCCGGCGATCCCGAGGCGCACTGTTTCGAGAACAGCGGCTCCACGGACCTCGTCATCTGGGCGTTCGGCAACCGTTTTTCCCACGAGGTCTGCCTCTATCCCGACCAGGGCGTCGCCTTCGTAGAAGGCCTCGGAGCCGAGGTGCCTCTCGCCGAGGTCCGGCCGAGCGACTGGACCGAAGACCGCCGCAAGACCTGA
- the recR gene encoding recombination mediator RecR, with the protein MSKRVAGPEIERLIQLLAKLPGLGPRSARRAALHLVKKRESLMQPLTAAMGEALEKIVICRTCGNVDTSDPCTICCDPRRDGGVIVVVEDVSDLWALERAGAINAKYHVLGGTLSPLDGVGPQDLNIESLVNRVREGGVREVILAVNATVDGQTTAHYVTDLLAGTGVSVTRLAHGVPVGGELDYLDEGTISAAIRSRTSF; encoded by the coding sequence ATGTCCAAGCGGGTCGCGGGCCCCGAGATCGAGCGGCTGATCCAGCTCCTCGCCAAGTTGCCGGGCCTCGGGCCCCGGTCGGCGCGGCGGGCCGCCCTGCATCTCGTCAAGAAGCGCGAGAGCCTGATGCAGCCGCTCACCGCGGCCATGGGCGAGGCGCTGGAGAAGATCGTCATCTGCCGCACCTGCGGCAATGTCGACACCTCCGACCCCTGCACCATCTGCTGCGATCCGCGCCGCGACGGCGGCGTCATCGTGGTGGTGGAGGACGTCTCCGACCTCTGGGCGCTCGAGCGCGCCGGGGCGATCAACGCCAAGTACCACGTGCTTGGCGGCACGCTCTCGCCGCTGGACGGGGTCGGGCCGCAGGACCTCAACATCGAGAGCCTGGTCAACCGGGTTCGCGAGGGCGGGGTGCGCGAGGTCATTCTCGCGGTCAATGCGACCGTCGACGGCCAGACCACGGCCCATTACGTCACCGACCTCCTGGCCGGCACCGGCGTCTCGGTGACGCGCCTCGCCCATGGCGTGCCGGTTGGCGGCGAGCTCGACTATCTCGACGAGGGCACGATCTCGGCGGCGATCCGGTCGCGCACGAGTTTCTGA